From Nomascus leucogenys isolate Asia chromosome 15, Asia_NLE_v1, whole genome shotgun sequence, a single genomic window includes:
- the IL10RA gene encoding interleukin-10 receptor subunit alpha translates to MLPCLVVLLAALLSLRLGSDAHGTELPSPPSVWFEAEFFHHILHWTPIPNQSESTCYEVALLRYGIEPWNSISNCSQALSYDLTAVTLDLYRSNGYRARVRAVDGSRHSNWTIANTRFSVDEVTLTVGSVKLETHNGFILGKIQPPRPKMAPANDTYESIFSHFREYEIAIRKVPGNFTFTHKKVKHENFSLLTSGEVGEFCVQVKPSVASRTNKGVWSKEECVSLTRQYFTVTNVIIFFAFVLLLSGALAYCLALQLYVRRRKKLPSVLLFKKPSPFIFISQCPSPETQDTIHPLDEEAFLKVSPELRNSDLHGSTDSGFGSTKPSLQTEEPQFLLPDPHPRADRTLGNGEPPVLGDSCNSGSSNSTDSGICLQESSLSPSPGPTWEQQVGSNSSCQDDSGIGLVQNSEGRAGDTQGGSALGHHSPPEPEVPGEEDPAAVAFRGYLRQTRCAEEKATKTGCLEEESPLTDGLGPKFGRCLDDEAGLHLPALAKGYLKQDPLEMTLASSGAPTGQWNQPTEEWSLLALSSCSDLGTSDWSFAHDLGPLGCVAAPGSLLGSFNSDLVTLPLISSLQSSE, encoded by the exons ATGCTGCCGTGCCTCGTAGTGCTGCTGGCGGCGCTCCTCAGCCTCCGTCTTGGCTCAGACGCTCATG ggacagagctgcccagcCCTCCATCTGTGTGGTTTGAAGCAGAATTTTTCCACCACATCCTCCACTGGACACCCATCCCAAATCAGTCTGAAAGTACCTGCTATGAAGTGGCGCTCCTGAG GTATGGAATAGAGCCCTGGAACTCCATCTCCAACTGTAGCCAGGCCCTGTCCTATGACCTTACCGCAGTGACCTTGGACCTGTACCGCAGCAATGGCTACCGGGCCAGAGTGCGGGCTGTGGATGGCAGCCGGCACTCCAACTGGACCATCGCCAACACCCGCTTCTCTGTGGATGAAG TGACTCTGACAGTTGGCAGTGTGAAGCTAGAGACCCACAATGGCTTCATCCTCGGAAAGATTCAGCCCCCCAGGCCCAAGATGGCCCCTGCAAATGACACATATGAAAGCATCTTCAGTCACTTCCGAGAGTATGAGATTGCCATTCGCAAGGTGCCGGGAAACTTCACG ttCACACACAAGAAAGTAAAACATGAAAACTTCAGCCTCCTAACCTCTGGAGAAGTGGGAGAGTTCTGTGTCCAGGTGAAACCATCTGTCGCTTCCCGAACTAACAAGGGGGTGTGGTCTAAAGAGGAGTGCGTCTCCCTCACCAGGCAGT ATTTCACCGTGACCAACGTCATCATCTTCTTTGCCTTTGTCTTGCTGCTCTCCGGAGCCCTCGCCTACTGCCTGGCCCTCCAGCTGTATGTGCGGCGCCGAAAGAAGCTGCCCAGTGTCCTG CTCTTCAAGAAGCCCAGCCCCTTCATCTTCATCAGCCAGTGTCCCTCCCCAGAGACCCAAGACACCATCCACCCGCTTGATGAGGAGGCCTTCCTGAAGGTGTCCCCAGAGCTGAGGAACTCGGACCTGCATGGCAGTACGGACAGTGGCTTTGGCAGCACCAAGCCATCCCTGCAGACTGAAGAGCCCCAGTTCCTCCTCCCTGACCCTCACCCCCGGGCTGACAGAACGCTGGGAAACGGGGAGCCCCCTGTGCTGGGGGACAGCTGCAACAGTGGCAGCAGCAATAGCACGGACAGCGGGATCTGCCTGCAAGAGTCCAGCCTGAGCCCCAGCCCAGGACCCACCTGGGAGCAGCAGGTGGGGAGCAACAGCAGCTGCCAGGATGACAGTGGCATTGGCCTAGTTCAAAACTCTGAGGGCCGGGCTGGGGACACACAGGGTGGCTCAGCCTTGGGCCACCACAGTCCCCCAGAGCCTGAGGTGCCTGGGGAAGAAGACCCAGCTGCTGTGGCATTCCGGGGCTACCTGAGGCAGACCAGATGCGCTGAAGAGAAGGCAACCAAGACAGGCTGCCTGGAGGAAGAATCGCCCTTGACAGATGGCCTTGGCCCCAAATTCGGGAGATGCCTGGATGATGAGGCAGGCTTGCATCTACCAGCCCTGGCCAAGGGCTATTTGAAACAGGATCCTCTAGAAATGACTCTGGCTTCCTCAGGGGCCCCAACTGGACAGTGGAACCAGCCCACTGAGGAATGGTCACTCCTGGCCTTGAGCAGCTGCAGTGACCTGGGAACATCTGACTGGAGCTTTGCCCATGACCTTGGCCCACTAGGCTGTGTGGCAGCCCCAGGTAGTCTCCTGGGCAGCTTTAACTCAGACCTGGTCACCCTGCCCCTCATCTCTAGCCTGCAGTCAAGTGAGTGA